One genomic segment of Nitrospirae bacterium CG2_30_53_67 includes these proteins:
- a CDS encoding DNA internalization-related competence protein ComEC/Rec2: protein MNRPLFYILISIILGILLSVHMDPWPLFLVILVPVLLSVISFQRFKRFEWLLLLFVFFFLGALGESLWMTCLPKDHLLRRMDDQHKSTVTGMVASFPEVFADRVRFLLAVERYQGMESSGMVDVSIYTSSSTKQQGRKSVDLDYGDRVKVTGTFRKPRNYKNSGAFDYVAHLKRKGIWVLGAASPGGIQVIGKQKGNPFMMRIMGYKKDFHHFLKTLLPEPSTALIKALITGDRSGISREMQDRFARAGTAHLLAISGLHMGFISFFCYQCFLLIFTYSLPVSILRKSYFWLIPFRLASMMTLILLPIYTIFVGAGASSIRACIMIMAYLAAKVLERERDLLQTLMLAALVILVWRPPSLFDIDFQLSFASVAAMILFFRHQHDQEKKEGKESSLKKDKKVISEILRKAIRKITGLVFVTLVAAAATSPMTAETFHRVSEAGIVTNLLFVPLTGFWIVPCALITLVSFMIYPPLAVWPARLAGFGVSMLACGVDYFGSLTWAATWVFPPPGVLTLVYYVLLLLILIFPRMGEARRIGCILVLGLLFFVVVFRAGQIRGDGHLHIRFLDVGQASSVLLILPNAETVLIDGGGSYLSSQDIGRQVVLPALLAMGIRKIDLMVLTHPHPDHLNGLIGILEEIPVGEVWDAWKVFPSEEYRRFRKLIADQGIPRRFLNPAGERIAMGQVLFDVLQQGAGYTCGSNSNVNNDSLVMKVTFGKISLLITGDLETPGEKTLLRRYQGEELKSTILQVPHHGSLYSSSPSFIDRVRPEIAVIQVGSNNPFQFPNSDVLGRYRYIFPEKTIFRTDQNGAVWLETDGKRIQVRNF, encoded by the coding sequence ATGAACAGGCCGCTCTTTTACATATTGATCTCAATCATCCTCGGTATCCTGCTCTCGGTGCACATGGATCCTTGGCCTCTGTTTCTTGTGATCCTTGTCCCGGTCCTATTGTCAGTGATTTCGTTCCAACGGTTTAAACGATTTGAATGGCTGCTTCTGCTCTTTGTTTTCTTTTTTCTCGGCGCCCTCGGAGAGTCCCTCTGGATGACCTGCCTGCCCAAAGATCACCTCCTGCGGCGGATGGATGATCAGCACAAATCCACCGTGACCGGCATGGTGGCTTCTTTTCCGGAAGTTTTTGCAGACCGGGTTCGGTTTCTTCTTGCGGTAGAGCGATACCAAGGCATGGAGTCGTCCGGAATGGTGGATGTTTCTATATACACCTCTTCCTCGACCAAACAGCAGGGGAGAAAGAGCGTGGATCTCGACTATGGAGACAGGGTGAAAGTGACAGGGACATTTCGAAAGCCGAGGAATTACAAAAATTCCGGCGCCTTTGATTATGTCGCCCATTTAAAAAGAAAGGGGATCTGGGTCCTGGGGGCGGCATCGCCCGGCGGCATACAGGTGATCGGGAAACAGAAGGGGAACCCCTTCATGATGAGGATCATGGGATACAAGAAGGATTTTCACCATTTTCTCAAGACCCTGCTTCCTGAACCCTCAACCGCCCTGATCAAGGCCCTCATCACCGGGGACCGAAGCGGCATATCGAGGGAGATGCAGGACCGTTTCGCCCGTGCCGGGACCGCTCATCTCCTGGCCATATCCGGGCTCCACATGGGTTTCATCTCGTTCTTCTGCTACCAGTGCTTTTTGCTGATCTTCACCTATTCTCTGCCCGTTTCCATTCTCCGGAAATCCTATTTCTGGCTGATTCCCTTCCGGCTCGCTTCGATGATGACCTTGATCCTGCTTCCGATTTATACGATCTTTGTGGGAGCGGGCGCCTCTTCGATCCGTGCCTGCATCATGATTATGGCCTATCTGGCCGCCAAGGTCCTGGAGCGGGAAAGAGATCTCCTGCAGACTTTAATGCTTGCCGCCCTGGTCATCCTCGTCTGGCGGCCGCCGTCTCTTTTCGACATTGACTTCCAGCTCTCCTTTGCCTCGGTTGCGGCCATGATCCTTTTTTTCAGGCATCAACATGACCAGGAGAAAAAAGAGGGAAAGGAATCCTCTTTGAAGAAAGACAAAAAAGTTATTTCAGAGATCCTCAGAAAAGCGATCAGGAAAATAACCGGCCTTGTCTTCGTAACCCTTGTTGCCGCGGCCGCTACGTCGCCGATGACTGCGGAAACGTTCCACCGTGTCAGTGAGGCAGGGATCGTAACGAACCTTCTGTTCGTTCCCCTGACCGGTTTCTGGATCGTCCCTTGTGCGCTGATCACTCTTGTGTCATTCATGATTTATCCTCCCCTGGCGGTATGGCCGGCCAGGCTCGCGGGCTTCGGGGTCTCCATGCTTGCCTGCGGGGTTGATTATTTCGGGTCGTTGACTTGGGCGGCAACCTGGGTCTTCCCCCCGCCCGGCGTTCTGACTCTGGTCTATTATGTTTTACTGCTTCTCATTCTGATTTTTCCCAGGATGGGGGAGGCCCGGCGTATCGGGTGCATCCTGGTCTTGGGCCTTTTATTTTTCGTGGTGGTGTTCCGGGCAGGGCAGATAAGAGGTGACGGTCATCTCCACATCCGGTTCCTGGACGTGGGGCAGGCATCTTCGGTTCTGCTGATCCTTCCAAATGCGGAAACCGTTCTGATCGACGGCGGAGGCTCCTATCTATCCTCGCAGGACATCGGGAGGCAGGTCGTGCTCCCGGCCTTGCTTGCCATGGGGATACGGAAAATTGATCTCATGGTTCTGACCCATCCCCATCCTGACCATCTGAACGGACTGATCGGGATTTTGGAGGAGATCCCTGTGGGAGAGGTCTGGGATGCCTGGAAGGTCTTCCCCTCAGAGGAATACCGCCGTTTCCGAAAACTCATCGCTGATCAGGGGATTCCAAGGCGTTTTCTGAACCCTGCGGGAGAGCGGATAGCCATGGGGCAGGTTCTGTTTGATGTCCTGCAGCAAGGCGCCGGGTATACCTGTGGTTCCAATTCCAATGTGAACAATGATTCACTGGTCATGAAAGTGACTTTCGGGAAAATCAGTCTTCTGATCACCGGGGATCTGGAGACGCCCGGTGAGAAGACCCTATTGAGAAGATACCAAGGAGAAGAGTTGAAGAGCACGATTTTGCAGGTCCCCCATCATGGAAGCCTTTATTCCAGCAGCCCCTCTTTTATAGACCGGGTCAGGCCGGAGATAGCCGTGATACAGGTCGGGAGCAACAATCCCTTTCAATTTCCCAATTCGGACGTCCTCGGCAGGTATCGGTACATCTTTCCTGAGAAGACCATCTTCAGAACGGATCAAAATGGCGCAGTCTGGCTTGAAACAGACGGGAAAAGGATTCAGGTCCGGAACTTCTGA